The following coding sequences are from one Rutidosis leptorrhynchoides isolate AG116_Rl617_1_P2 chromosome 11, CSIRO_AGI_Rlap_v1, whole genome shotgun sequence window:
- the LOC139876625 gene encoding UDP-glycosyltransferase 76G1-like, which yields MDSTSTTIITKKQSNHGRRLVLLPLPFQGHINPMLQLANILHSKAFSITILHTLFNSPNPTYYPHFTFLPIPGTANEHLSVFGAENVVSLLMYLNEDCMEQIKECLVRLMLEDEGVVCLITDAQWFATQKVADELKLPRIVHRTSSIASFHSYVAFPSFLETGYFQGFKNDDETKSRALVPGLESLKIKDFSKIFPSNPEASCKVLERMTQGTRLARAVIWNTFKELEELELETLNHGFPNPHFLIGPFHKYFVASSSSLFVQDQTSISWLDKHPPNSVLYVSFGSIAGVEESEFLEMAWGLANSKQPFLWVVRPGSIKGMKEHELFSDGALGKIIGERGYIVKWAPQQEVLAHPATCAFWTHNGWNSTLESICEGVPMICSPSFGDQLTTARYVGDVWKIGVVLENGFERGEIDCAIKRLMLEKEGLEMRNKVMNLKEKVNFCLKKGGSSYSSLEDLVGYILSF from the exons ATGGATTCTACAAGCACCACCATTATAACCAAAAAACAGAGCAACCATGGCCGCCGGTTGGTGCTGTTACCATTACCATTTCAAGGGCACATAAACCCCATGCTCCAACTAGCAAACATACTTCATTCTAAAGCCTTTTCAATCACAATCTTACATACTCTTTTCAACTCCCCTAATCCAACTTATTACCCTCACTTCACTTTCTTACCCATTCCTGGTACCGCAAACGAACATCTCTCAGTTTTTGGTGCTGAAAATGTTGTAAGTTTACTCATGTACTTAAATGAAGATTGTATGGAACAGATCAAGGAGTGTTTGGTACGGTTGATGTTAGAGGATGAAGGTGTTGTGTGTTTGATCACGGATGCACAATGGTTCGCTACGCAAAAAGTTGCGGATGAGCTGAAACTCCCGAGGATAGTTCACCGGACAAGTAGCATCGCGTCTTTTCATTCGTATGTTGCGTTTCCGAGCTTCCTTGAGACGGGTTATTTTCAAGGGTTTAAGAATGATGATG AAACAAAGTCAAGAGCATTGGTGCCTGGGCTTGAATCATTGAAAATCAAAGATTTCTCGAAGATCTTCCCTAGTAATCCAGAGGCCTCATGCAAGGTGCTTGAGCGCATGACCCAAGGAACCAGGCTAGCACGAGCAGTAATATGGAACACATTCAAAGAGCTCGAGGAACTAGAACTCGAGACCCTTAACCATGGTTTCCCGAACCCACATTTCCTAATAGGACCATTTCACAAGTACTTCGTAGCGTCATCAAGTAGCCTCTTTGTACAAGACCAAacatccatctcatggttagataAACACCCACCGAACTCGGTGTTATATGTTAGCTTTGGTAGTATAGCCGGAGTTGAGGAATCTGAGTTTTTAGAGATGGCTTGGGGTTTGGCTAATAGCAAACAACCATTTTTATGGGTGGTTAGACCAGGGTCCATAAAAGGGATGAAAGAGCATGAACTTTTTTCAGATGGGGCTTTAGGAAAAATTATAGGCGAAAgaggatatattgtgaaatgggcTCCACAACAAGAAGTATTAGCACATCCTGCGACGTGTGCCTTTTGGACTCATAATGGATGGAATTCGACACTTGAAAGCATTTGTGAAGGGGTTCCTATGATTTGTTCACCATCCTTTGGTGATCAACTTACAACCGCAAGATATGTCGGTGATGTTTGGAAGATAGGGGTGGTTTTGGAAAATGGATTTGAAAGGGGCGAAATTGATTGTGCAATAAAGAGATTAATGTTAGAGAAAGAAGGGTTAGAAATGAGAAACAAAGTTATGAATTTGAAGGAAAAGGTGAACTTTTGCCTAAAAAAAGGTGGTTCATCATATTCTTCACTTGAGGATTTAGTCGGTTACATATTATCATTTTAG